Proteins from a genomic interval of Oncorhynchus gorbuscha isolate QuinsamMale2020 ecotype Even-year unplaced genomic scaffold, OgorEven_v1.0 Un_scaffold_831, whole genome shotgun sequence:
- the ppl gene encoding periplakin isoform X2, with translation MIEQDMKQLRVRLRKLREDHDRIYHLTRSEGLPSVNWGRIIEEKQGNLSNKGFGQDLPTIENEVEEHNIFHSEVEALAPHISASDDKDSASALQLKYNKLLASSSARQRHLLSLRDYMQRCTNELYWMDQQAGERINYDWSDTNLDYPARHRQYENFISKCLESKEATVTKLNDDGDKLIAANHPGKNVIEAHMEAVHADWKEYLNLLICEENHLKHMDEYHKFHKEARDTQDLLKRMDKEVDQKYKPEFKDMYQMESLIRDLDDQAKAMDHFDERVKALEKRSLQVLPLQFRRNTPQKLLPVEALCEFDTDEGQILRGERYTLLSNKGPKWEVKDAAGRKLTAPGACFMVPPTDPESVAVSNSLAGQQKGIKMKVSGSKTTLVKRLEELKKDGSAGSDKEEQQCRQLMAGLDKVTSDLDKQEKAIYSRVRPPLEQTRPLQDSADRLQDVKDIAAVVRKIEPEKSSKVREAETFLTSNPKCASAPQLNGKVNEANNKYDKINLLLKCSEDKLQNSNRLENSLQNGKSLLSSYENKLAREEVAPADISSLEKTQRQLADIASELKTKRSAVTETEANLRAAKGSCDTMATKLQEHCPDIERQEGEVRRLNKRYDNLNRQIDTRTQSLQRAKTSYSNYRSDYDNLNNWLSRVPNYEPTEKDNLSQVETKLENQKNLLSDIKKKESELNNVSKNAQLYQQAVKDYENDTEKFKSILDLEDGLVPQTYKRSRLESPALRVKEEESAIEAKFTEVNAVNKQRMANLQFAQGLMNQQSDVIVSNNVQQVRSAAPGEESWRIESQLKDEIQRREQLEKDLEKIQTDIYMLEGQKPEDTVVKKEIIKKVPDPTLVDEVHNVRQKLSDETRVTRAMDNELEALRLKLRGIETEIKEGAQQYTVKEVLRIERDRGQEEEVRRLREELEELRRRKTIKDNEVIQITKQVTLLAQQKSKEQEVITEEEVIKVQNDPQLENEYRILLDRKQKEQEGRKQLEDELRFLQDKLRRLEKEKSMAEEKISIKEVLKVEKDIAFEREVENLRMQHEDEKAKHRSSQRERADLQRKISSLEEEKSRVIVQEKVREIVRPDPKAEAEVANLRMELVEHQRRYRDADQQLKSHQDELKMLRNRGPQIEIKEIIKEVIKYKTDPQTERELEKLRNEIVDKTYQTEKSEMEIRQLRDEIQRWKDTKPQVQIKEVVNEVLEYKENPKTKEEIEILKRKLADEQKKRLDLERERSANEEKIRLRKIDLSQVREKVVQQEVVKMEEDPLLRSECSTFTQSINNEQRQRETLKEELFQLQRQKANLDAQLEELERERRARRDAELEIQRLRVRLNEMEVRDKENRERVTVKQMVVLQQDPQQEKEHSILKLQVEEERHKRTLLEKELNVLLEQQVTLERMVVKEKVVRTETIQVEKDPEAELEIEKMTRTLEQEKRRRLELDQELGSLKSRLSDMEFTNTKSSKELDYIRDESSRLQQENQRLQNDIRRLQSEIQITSTETRSISNSAPMESGKNLELRLDSLQRELAELKAITSQKDEEIEKLQKSLSAIQIKREQRESHLRRSIVVIDPDSGKEMRPEEAYKLGLIDWKMFVNLQSQECDWEEISVKGPKGESSVLHDRKSGKKFSIEDALRAGNITNRQLQQYHDKEITIQEFGVMVSGKTK, from the exons ATGATAGAGCAGGA TATGAAGCAGCTGAGAGTGAGACTCAGGAAGCTGAGAGAGGACCACGACCGCATCTACCACCTGACCCGTTCTGAGGGCCTGCCGAGCGTCAACTGGGGCAGGATCATTGAGGAAAAACAG GGCAACCTGAGCAACAAGGGTTTTGGTCAGGACCTGCCCACCATAGAGAACGAGGTGGAGGAACACAACATCTTTCACAGTGAGGTGGAGGCCCTGGCCCCTCACATCTCAGCCAGCGACGACAAG gactcTGCCAGTGCCCTCCAGCTGAAGTACAACAAGCTCCTG gccaGTTCCAGTGCTCGACAGCGCCACCTGTTGAGCCTGCGTGACTACATGCAGCGCTGCACTAATGAGCTGTACTGGATGGACcagcaggcaggggagaggatCAACTATGACTGGAGCGATACTAACCTGGACTACCCTGCACGTCACAGACAGTATgag AACTTCATCAGTAAGTGTCTGGAGTCCAAGGAGGCCACTGTCACCAAGCTGAATGATGATGGAGATAAACTCATCGCTGCCAACCATCCTGGCAAGAATGTTattgag GCTCATATGGAGGCTGTGCATGCAGACTGGAAGGAGTACCTGAACCTGCTCATCTGTGAGGAGAACCACCTGAAACACATGGACGAGTACCACAAG TTCCACAAAGAGGCCCGGGACACCCAGGACCTTCTGAAGAGGATGGACAAAGAGGTGGACCAGAAGTACAAACCAGAGTTCAAGGACATGTACCAGATGGAGAGCCTCATCAGAGACCTGGAT gaCCAGGCGAAGGCCATGGACCACTTTGATGAGCGTGTGAAGGCTCTGGAGAAGCGCAGTCTACAGGTTCTCCCCCTCCAGTTCCGCAGGAACACCCCTCAGAAGCTGCTCCCCGTCGAGGCGCTGTGTGAGTTCGACACTGACGAG GGTCAGATCCTGCGTGGAGAGAGGTACACCCTCCTGAGTAACAAGGGGCCCAAGTGGGAGGTGAAGGACGCGGCCGGGCGTAAACTGACGGCTCCGGGGGCCTGCTTCATGGTCCCCCCCACAGACCCAGAGTCTGTCGCCGTCTCCAACAG TCTGGCCGGCCAGCAGAAGGGTATTAAGATGAAGGTGTCTGGCAGTAAGACCACCCTGGTCAAACGCCTGGAGGAACTGAAGAAAGACGGCTCTGCTGGCTCTG ACAAGGAGGAGCAGCAGTGTCGCCAGCTGATGGCCGGTCTGGACAAGGTGACCAGTGACCTGGACAAACAGGAGAAGGCCATCTACTCTAGAGTACGTCCCCCTCTGGAGCAGACCAGGCCTCTGCAGGACAGCGCTGACCGTCTGCAGGATGTCAAG GACATTGCGGCCGTGGTTCGTAAGATCGAGCCGGAGAAGTCGTCCAAGGTGAGGGAGGCTGAGACgttcctgacctctaaccctaaatGTGCCAGCGCCCCTCAGCTGAACGGCAAGGTGAACGAGGCCAACAACAAATACGACAAGATCAACCTGCTGCTCAAGTGCTCCGAGGACAA GCTTCAGAATTCCAACCGCCTGGAGAACTCCCTTCAAAACGGGAAATCTTTATTGTCCAGCTACGAGAACAAGCTGGCCAGGGAGGAAGTGGCCCCAGCAGACATCTCATCTCTGGAGAAGACACAGCGTCAACTGGCT GATATTGCATCAGAGCTGAAGACCAAGAGGTCCGCGGTGACGGAGACGGAGGCTAACCTGCGTGCGGCCAAAGGCAGCTGTGACACCATGGCAACCAAGCTGCAGGAGCACTGCCCCGACATCGAGAGGCAGGAGGGAGAGGTCCGGAGACTTAACAAACGCTACGACAACCTCAACAGGCAGATCGACACCAG AACTCAGAGCCTGCAGAGGGCTAAGACGTCGTACAGTAACTACCGCAGTGACTACGACAACCTGAACAACTGGCTGTCCCGCGTGCCAAACTATGAGCCAACTGAGAAAGACAACCTCAGTCAGGTGGAAACCAAGCTGGAAAACCAGAAG AACCTGCTCTCCGACATTAAAAAGAAGGAGTCTGAGTTGAACAACGTATCGAAAAATGCCCAACTTTACCAGCAGGCCGTCAAG GACTATGAGAATGATACTGAGAAGTTCAAGTCTATTCTGGACCTTGAAGACGGGCTGGTCCCGCAGACCTACAAGAGAAGCAGACTGGAGTCCCCTGCACTCAGGGTCAAGGAAGAG GAATCTGCCATTGAAGCTAAATTCACCGAAGTGAATGCAGTTAACAAGCAAAGGATGGCGAATCTGCAGTTTGCGCAAGGACTAATGAATCAG caatcAGACGTGATCGTCAGCAACAATGTCCAACAAGTCAGATCTGCTGCTCCAGGAGAAGAATCCTGGAGGATCGAGAGTCAACTGAAAGACGAGATTCAGAGGAGGGAGCAGCTGGAGAAGGATCTAGAGAAAATCCAGACGGACATCTACATGTTGGAGGGCCAGAAGCCGGAGGACACGGTCGTCAAGAAGGAGATCATCAAGAAGGTTCCGGATCCGACTCTGGTCGACGAGGTCCACAATGTCCGTCAGAAACTGTCAGACGAAACCCGGGTCACCCGGGCCATGGACAACGAGCTGGAGGCGCTGAGGCTGAAGCTGCGCGGCATCGAAACAGAGATCAAAGAAGGAGCACAGCAGTACACCGTGAAGGAGGTGCTGCGTATCGAGAGGGACCgcggacaggaggaggaggtgaggaggctCAGGGAGGAGCTGGAAGaactgaggaggaggaagaccatCAAGGACAACGAGGTGATCCAGATCACCAAGCAGGTGACGCTCCTGGCACAGCAGAAGTCCAAGGAGCAGGAAGTGATCACAGAGGAGGAGGTGATTAAAGTGCAGAACGACCCGCAACTGGAGAACGAGTACCGCATCCTCTTGGACAGGAAGCAGAAGGAGCAGGAGGGCAGGAAGCAACTGGAGGACGAGCTGCGCTTCCTCCAGGACAAGCTCCGCAGGCTGGAGAAGGAGAAGTCCATGGCCGAGGAGAAGATCTCCATCAAGGAGGTGCTGAAGGTGGAGAAGGATATCGCCTttgagagggaggtagagaatcTCAGGATGCAACATGAGGATGAGAAGGCCAAGCACCGGTCTTCCCAAAGGGAGCGCGCCGACCTCCAGAGGAAGATCTCCAGCCTAGAGGAGGAAAAGTCAAGGGTCATAGTTcaggagaaggtgagggagatCGTCAGGCCTGACCCCAAGGCTGAGGCTGAAGTGGCCAACCTACGCATGGAACTGGTGGAACACCAGAGGAGGTACAGAGACGCCGACCAGCAGCTAAAGTCCCACCAGGACGAGCTGAAGATGCTGAGGAACAGAGGTCCACAGATCGAGATCAAGGAGATCATCAAGGAAGTCATCAAGTACAAGACGGACCCGCAGACCGAGAGGGAGCTGGAGAAACTCCGCAATGAGATTGTGGACAAGACGTACCAGACGGAGAAGTCAGAGATGGAGATCAGGCAGCTGAGGGACGAGATTCAGAGGTGGAAGGACACCAAGCCACAGGTGCAAATTAAAGAGGTGGTTAACGAGGTGCTGGAGTACAAAGAAAACCCCAAGACCAAGGAGGAGATTGAGATCCTGAAGAGGAAGCTGGCGGACGAGCAGAAGAAACGCCTGGACCTGGAGAGGGAGCGATCAGCTAATGAGGAGAAGATCCGGCTAAGGAAGATCGACCTGTCCCAGGTCAGGGAGAAGGTTGTCCAGCAGGAGGTGGTTAAGATGGAGGAGGACCCATTACTGAGGTCAGAGTGCAGCACCTTCACACAGAGCATCAACAATgaacagaggcagagggagacccTGAAAGAGGAGCTCTTCCAACTTCAGAGGCAGAAGGCCAACCTGGACGCACAGCTGGAGGAGCTGGAGCGAGAACGCCGAGCTCGGCGCGATGCAGAGCTGGAGATCCAGAGGCTGAGGGTCAGGTTGAACGAGATGGAGGTCAGGGAcaaggagaacagggagagggtcACAGTGAAACAGATGGTGGTTCTCCAGCAGGACCCCCAGCAAGAGAAAGAGCACTCCATCCTCAAGCtgcaggtggaggaggagagacacaagCGCACCCTGCTGGAGAAGGAGCTGAACGTCCTGCTCGAGCAGCAGGTCACCCTGGAGAGgatggtggtgaaggagaaggTTGTGCGCACCGAGACCATCCAGGTAGAGAAAGACCCGGAGGCTGAGCTGGAGATCGAGAAGATGACGAGGACGctggaacaggagaagaggaggaggctcGAGCTGGACCAGGAGCTGGGCAGCCTCAAGTCCCGCCTGTCCGACATGGAGTTCACCAACACCAAGTCGTCCAAGGAGCTGGACTACATCCGTGACGAGAGCAGTCGCCTCCAGCAGGAGAACCAGAGGCTACAGAATGACATCCGCAGGCTGCAGTCCGAGATCCAGATCACCTCCACGGAGACCCGGAGCATCTCCAACTCGGCCCCCATGGAGAGCGGGAAGAACCTAGAGCTGAGGCTGGACTCACTGCAGAGGGAGCTGGCCGAACTGAAGGCCATCACCAGCCAGAAGGATGAGGAGATCGAGAAGCTACAGAAGAGCCTGTCGGCCATCCAGATcaagagggagcagagggagagccaCCTGAGGAGATCCATTGTGGTCATCGACCCCGACTCGGGTAAGGAGATGAGGCcagaggaggcctacaaactggGGCTGATCGACTGGAAGATGTTTGTGAACCTCCAGAGCCAGGAGTGCGACTGGGAGGAGATCAGTGTCAAGGGCCCCAAGGGGGAGTCCTCTGTTCTCCACGACAGGAAGTCTGGGAAGAAGTTCTCCATTGAAGACGCCCTGAGGGCTGGGAACATCACCAACCGCCAGCTGCAGCAGTACCATGACAAGGAGATCACCATCCAGGAGTTTGGAGTCATGGTGTCGGGAAAGACCAAGTGA
- the ppl gene encoding periplakin isoform X1, with translation MFKKKPSKSVTITQTKKAPSSELSALIEKLQKNADKVEKLILETEQNLNKDVSKINEGKQPLYQDDTNKRILSSLELLQGLDEDAVDAKRLQHPQAEMIEQDMKQLRVRLRKLREDHDRIYHLTRSEGLPSVNWGRIIEEKQGNLSNKGFGQDLPTIENEVEEHNIFHSEVEALAPHISASDDKDSASALQLKYNKLLASSSARQRHLLSLRDYMQRCTNELYWMDQQAGERINYDWSDTNLDYPARHRQYENFISKCLESKEATVTKLNDDGDKLIAANHPGKNVIEAHMEAVHADWKEYLNLLICEENHLKHMDEYHKFHKEARDTQDLLKRMDKEVDQKYKPEFKDMYQMESLIRDLDDQAKAMDHFDERVKALEKRSLQVLPLQFRRNTPQKLLPVEALCEFDTDEGQILRGERYTLLSNKGPKWEVKDAAGRKLTAPGACFMVPPTDPESVAVSNSLAGQQKGIKMKVSGSKTTLVKRLEELKKDGSAGSDKEEQQCRQLMAGLDKVTSDLDKQEKAIYSRVRPPLEQTRPLQDSADRLQDVKDIAAVVRKIEPEKSSKVREAETFLTSNPKCASAPQLNGKVNEANNKYDKINLLLKCSEDKLQNSNRLENSLQNGKSLLSSYENKLAREEVAPADISSLEKTQRQLADIASELKTKRSAVTETEANLRAAKGSCDTMATKLQEHCPDIERQEGEVRRLNKRYDNLNRQIDTRTQSLQRAKTSYSNYRSDYDNLNNWLSRVPNYEPTEKDNLSQVETKLENQKNLLSDIKKKESELNNVSKNAQLYQQAVKDYENDTEKFKSILDLEDGLVPQTYKRSRLESPALRVKEEESAIEAKFTEVNAVNKQRMANLQFAQGLMNQQSDVIVSNNVQQVRSAAPGEESWRIESQLKDEIQRREQLEKDLEKIQTDIYMLEGQKPEDTVVKKEIIKKVPDPTLVDEVHNVRQKLSDETRVTRAMDNELEALRLKLRGIETEIKEGAQQYTVKEVLRIERDRGQEEEVRRLREELEELRRRKTIKDNEVIQITKQVTLLAQQKSKEQEVITEEEVIKVQNDPQLENEYRILLDRKQKEQEGRKQLEDELRFLQDKLRRLEKEKSMAEEKISIKEVLKVEKDIAFEREVENLRMQHEDEKAKHRSSQRERADLQRKISSLEEEKSRVIVQEKVREIVRPDPKAEAEVANLRMELVEHQRRYRDADQQLKSHQDELKMLRNRGPQIEIKEIIKEVIKYKTDPQTERELEKLRNEIVDKTYQTEKSEMEIRQLRDEIQRWKDTKPQVQIKEVVNEVLEYKENPKTKEEIEILKRKLADEQKKRLDLERERSANEEKIRLRKIDLSQVREKVVQQEVVKMEEDPLLRSECSTFTQSINNEQRQRETLKEELFQLQRQKANLDAQLEELERERRARRDAELEIQRLRVRLNEMEVRDKENRERVTVKQMVVLQQDPQQEKEHSILKLQVEEERHKRTLLEKELNVLLEQQVTLERMVVKEKVVRTETIQVEKDPEAELEIEKMTRTLEQEKRRRLELDQELGSLKSRLSDMEFTNTKSSKELDYIRDESSRLQQENQRLQNDIRRLQSEIQITSTETRSISNSAPMESGKNLELRLDSLQRELAELKAITSQKDEEIEKLQKSLSAIQIKREQRESHLRRSIVVIDPDSGKEMRPEEAYKLGLIDWKMFVNLQSQECDWEEISVKGPKGESSVLHDRKSGKKFSIEDALRAGNITNRQLQQYHDKEITIQEFGVMVSGKTK, from the exons GGCGCCCTCCTCTGAGCTGTCTGCACTGATTGAGAAGCTGCAGAAGAACGCTGACAAGGTGGAGAAGCTCATCCTTGAGACGGAGCAGAACCTCAACAAG GATGTGAGTAAGATCAACGAGGGCAAGCAGCCTCTGTACCAGGACGACACCAACAAGCGCATCCTAAGCTCTCTGGAGCTGCTGCAAGGCCTGGATGAGGACGCCGTTGACGCAAAACGCCTGCAGCACCCCCAGGCTGAGATGATCGAGCAGGA TATGAAGCAGCTGAGAGTGAGACTCAGGAAGCTGAGAGAGGACCACGACCGCATCTACCACCTGACCCGTTCTGAGGGCCTGCCGAGCGTCAACTGGGGCAGGATCATTGAGGAAAAACAG GGCAACCTGAGCAACAAGGGTTTTGGTCAGGACCTGCCCACCATAGAGAACGAGGTGGAGGAACACAACATCTTTCACAGTGAGGTGGAGGCCCTGGCCCCTCACATCTCAGCCAGCGACGACAAG gactcTGCCAGTGCCCTCCAGCTGAAGTACAACAAGCTCCTG gccaGTTCCAGTGCTCGACAGCGCCACCTGTTGAGCCTGCGTGACTACATGCAGCGCTGCACTAATGAGCTGTACTGGATGGACcagcaggcaggggagaggatCAACTATGACTGGAGCGATACTAACCTGGACTACCCTGCACGTCACAGACAGTATgag AACTTCATCAGTAAGTGTCTGGAGTCCAAGGAGGCCACTGTCACCAAGCTGAATGATGATGGAGATAAACTCATCGCTGCCAACCATCCTGGCAAGAATGTTattgag GCTCATATGGAGGCTGTGCATGCAGACTGGAAGGAGTACCTGAACCTGCTCATCTGTGAGGAGAACCACCTGAAACACATGGACGAGTACCACAAG TTCCACAAAGAGGCCCGGGACACCCAGGACCTTCTGAAGAGGATGGACAAAGAGGTGGACCAGAAGTACAAACCAGAGTTCAAGGACATGTACCAGATGGAGAGCCTCATCAGAGACCTGGAT gaCCAGGCGAAGGCCATGGACCACTTTGATGAGCGTGTGAAGGCTCTGGAGAAGCGCAGTCTACAGGTTCTCCCCCTCCAGTTCCGCAGGAACACCCCTCAGAAGCTGCTCCCCGTCGAGGCGCTGTGTGAGTTCGACACTGACGAG GGTCAGATCCTGCGTGGAGAGAGGTACACCCTCCTGAGTAACAAGGGGCCCAAGTGGGAGGTGAAGGACGCGGCCGGGCGTAAACTGACGGCTCCGGGGGCCTGCTTCATGGTCCCCCCCACAGACCCAGAGTCTGTCGCCGTCTCCAACAG TCTGGCCGGCCAGCAGAAGGGTATTAAGATGAAGGTGTCTGGCAGTAAGACCACCCTGGTCAAACGCCTGGAGGAACTGAAGAAAGACGGCTCTGCTGGCTCTG ACAAGGAGGAGCAGCAGTGTCGCCAGCTGATGGCCGGTCTGGACAAGGTGACCAGTGACCTGGACAAACAGGAGAAGGCCATCTACTCTAGAGTACGTCCCCCTCTGGAGCAGACCAGGCCTCTGCAGGACAGCGCTGACCGTCTGCAGGATGTCAAG GACATTGCGGCCGTGGTTCGTAAGATCGAGCCGGAGAAGTCGTCCAAGGTGAGGGAGGCTGAGACgttcctgacctctaaccctaaatGTGCCAGCGCCCCTCAGCTGAACGGCAAGGTGAACGAGGCCAACAACAAATACGACAAGATCAACCTGCTGCTCAAGTGCTCCGAGGACAA GCTTCAGAATTCCAACCGCCTGGAGAACTCCCTTCAAAACGGGAAATCTTTATTGTCCAGCTACGAGAACAAGCTGGCCAGGGAGGAAGTGGCCCCAGCAGACATCTCATCTCTGGAGAAGACACAGCGTCAACTGGCT GATATTGCATCAGAGCTGAAGACCAAGAGGTCCGCGGTGACGGAGACGGAGGCTAACCTGCGTGCGGCCAAAGGCAGCTGTGACACCATGGCAACCAAGCTGCAGGAGCACTGCCCCGACATCGAGAGGCAGGAGGGAGAGGTCCGGAGACTTAACAAACGCTACGACAACCTCAACAGGCAGATCGACACCAG AACTCAGAGCCTGCAGAGGGCTAAGACGTCGTACAGTAACTACCGCAGTGACTACGACAACCTGAACAACTGGCTGTCCCGCGTGCCAAACTATGAGCCAACTGAGAAAGACAACCTCAGTCAGGTGGAAACCAAGCTGGAAAACCAGAAG AACCTGCTCTCCGACATTAAAAAGAAGGAGTCTGAGTTGAACAACGTATCGAAAAATGCCCAACTTTACCAGCAGGCCGTCAAG GACTATGAGAATGATACTGAGAAGTTCAAGTCTATTCTGGACCTTGAAGACGGGCTGGTCCCGCAGACCTACAAGAGAAGCAGACTGGAGTCCCCTGCACTCAGGGTCAAGGAAGAG GAATCTGCCATTGAAGCTAAATTCACCGAAGTGAATGCAGTTAACAAGCAAAGGATGGCGAATCTGCAGTTTGCGCAAGGACTAATGAATCAG caatcAGACGTGATCGTCAGCAACAATGTCCAACAAGTCAGATCTGCTGCTCCAGGAGAAGAATCCTGGAGGATCGAGAGTCAACTGAAAGACGAGATTCAGAGGAGGGAGCAGCTGGAGAAGGATCTAGAGAAAATCCAGACGGACATCTACATGTTGGAGGGCCAGAAGCCGGAGGACACGGTCGTCAAGAAGGAGATCATCAAGAAGGTTCCGGATCCGACTCTGGTCGACGAGGTCCACAATGTCCGTCAGAAACTGTCAGACGAAACCCGGGTCACCCGGGCCATGGACAACGAGCTGGAGGCGCTGAGGCTGAAGCTGCGCGGCATCGAAACAGAGATCAAAGAAGGAGCACAGCAGTACACCGTGAAGGAGGTGCTGCGTATCGAGAGGGACCgcggacaggaggaggaggtgaggaggctCAGGGAGGAGCTGGAAGaactgaggaggaggaagaccatCAAGGACAACGAGGTGATCCAGATCACCAAGCAGGTGACGCTCCTGGCACAGCAGAAGTCCAAGGAGCAGGAAGTGATCACAGAGGAGGAGGTGATTAAAGTGCAGAACGACCCGCAACTGGAGAACGAGTACCGCATCCTCTTGGACAGGAAGCAGAAGGAGCAGGAGGGCAGGAAGCAACTGGAGGACGAGCTGCGCTTCCTCCAGGACAAGCTCCGCAGGCTGGAGAAGGAGAAGTCCATGGCCGAGGAGAAGATCTCCATCAAGGAGGTGCTGAAGGTGGAGAAGGATATCGCCTttgagagggaggtagagaatcTCAGGATGCAACATGAGGATGAGAAGGCCAAGCACCGGTCTTCCCAAAGGGAGCGCGCCGACCTCCAGAGGAAGATCTCCAGCCTAGAGGAGGAAAAGTCAAGGGTCATAGTTcaggagaaggtgagggagatCGTCAGGCCTGACCCCAAGGCTGAGGCTGAAGTGGCCAACCTACGCATGGAACTGGTGGAACACCAGAGGAGGTACAGAGACGCCGACCAGCAGCTAAAGTCCCACCAGGACGAGCTGAAGATGCTGAGGAACAGAGGTCCACAGATCGAGATCAAGGAGATCATCAAGGAAGTCATCAAGTACAAGACGGACCCGCAGACCGAGAGGGAGCTGGAGAAACTCCGCAATGAGATTGTGGACAAGACGTACCAGACGGAGAAGTCAGAGATGGAGATCAGGCAGCTGAGGGACGAGATTCAGAGGTGGAAGGACACCAAGCCACAGGTGCAAATTAAAGAGGTGGTTAACGAGGTGCTGGAGTACAAAGAAAACCCCAAGACCAAGGAGGAGATTGAGATCCTGAAGAGGAAGCTGGCGGACGAGCAGAAGAAACGCCTGGACCTGGAGAGGGAGCGATCAGCTAATGAGGAGAAGATCCGGCTAAGGAAGATCGACCTGTCCCAGGTCAGGGAGAAGGTTGTCCAGCAGGAGGTGGTTAAGATGGAGGAGGACCCATTACTGAGGTCAGAGTGCAGCACCTTCACACAGAGCATCAACAATgaacagaggcagagggagacccTGAAAGAGGAGCTCTTCCAACTTCAGAGGCAGAAGGCCAACCTGGACGCACAGCTGGAGGAGCTGGAGCGAGAACGCCGAGCTCGGCGCGATGCAGAGCTGGAGATCCAGAGGCTGAGGGTCAGGTTGAACGAGATGGAGGTCAGGGAcaaggagaacagggagagggtcACAGTGAAACAGATGGTGGTTCTCCAGCAGGACCCCCAGCAAGAGAAAGAGCACTCCATCCTCAAGCtgcaggtggaggaggagagacacaagCGCACCCTGCTGGAGAAGGAGCTGAACGTCCTGCTCGAGCAGCAGGTCACCCTGGAGAGgatggtggtgaaggagaaggTTGTGCGCACCGAGACCATCCAGGTAGAGAAAGACCCGGAGGCTGAGCTGGAGATCGAGAAGATGACGAGGACGctggaacaggagaagaggaggaggctcGAGCTGGACCAGGAGCTGGGCAGCCTCAAGTCCCGCCTGTCCGACATGGAGTTCACCAACACCAAGTCGTCCAAGGAGCTGGACTACATCCGTGACGAGAGCAGTCGCCTCCAGCAGGAGAACCAGAGGCTACAGAATGACATCCGCAGGCTGCAGTCCGAGATCCAGATCACCTCCACGGAGACCCGGAGCATCTCCAACTCGGCCCCCATGGAGAGCGGGAAGAACCTAGAGCTGAGGCTGGACTCACTGCAGAGGGAGCTGGCCGAACTGAAGGCCATCACCAGCCAGAAGGATGAGGAGATCGAGAAGCTACAGAAGAGCCTGTCGGCCATCCAGATcaagagggagcagagggagagccaCCTGAGGAGATCCATTGTGGTCATCGACCCCGACTCGGGTAAGGAGATGAGGCcagaggaggcctacaaactggGGCTGATCGACTGGAAGATGTTTGTGAACCTCCAGAGCCAGGAGTGCGACTGGGAGGAGATCAGTGTCAAGGGCCCCAAGGGGGAGTCCTCTGTTCTCCACGACAGGAAGTCTGGGAAGAAGTTCTCCATTGAAGACGCCCTGAGGGCTGGGAACATCACCAACCGCCAGCTGCAGCAGTACCATGACAAGGAGATCACCATCCAGGAGTTTGGAGTCATGGTGTCGGGAAAGACCAAGTGA